A genomic window from Desulforegula conservatrix Mb1Pa includes:
- a CDS encoding PilZ domain-containing protein, with the protein MDKDKRKRLRINFSAQTRLIDKENGNTYSVSMTDISMNGLSGTSSGIPFQSGQNCDVEIIIPGRASRLILEISGRIARIENETVAVEFDNDLEWWAIFSIYKPYGGKENEGLIE; encoded by the coding sequence ATGGATAAGGATAAGAGAAAAAGGCTCAGAATCAACTTTTCTGCCCAGACAAGATTGATAGATAAAGAAAATGGAAATACTTATTCGGTATCCATGACAGACATCAGCATGAATGGTTTAAGCGGGACATCAAGCGGCATTCCTTTTCAAAGTGGTCAAAACTGTGATGTAGAAATAATAATACCAGGAAGAGCAAGCCGACTGATCCTTGAAATAAGCGGCAGAATAGCCAGAATTGAAAATGAGACAGTAGCTGTTGAATTTGATAATGACCTTGAATGGTGGGCAATTTTCTCAATTTACAAACCTTATGGTGGCAAGGAAAATGAGGGATTAATCGAATAA
- a CDS encoding metal transporter, whose product MRNFFFDKFENPLTGSKNIACPFETITEQMEVAQNYFLDMLAYMNEFAVPYFSASQYFTNVEKEKILTNSPLENLHSYVSLADMNLDLTARSFLGVLKAISTYGTKDIKDATDAFLNTVFEIKDGETLKNFMDRKARMIHLLTNVYPKAIKESGKYFGFHFEQGRDIKVAETDRFIMYQVMPTIPGVEVNTSCKPVLILPPYVLGPNILAFLPDEQRSYVHSFSNKGIPTYIRIMKNIKLHEAVQIMTPEDDVNDTFFFCKKIKENNGKMVTLNGYCQGGFFAFLNIASGKLDGLADALITCVAPIDGSLSVGLNNFLKSLPPRFNKLEYGAKALPNGIKVADGDIMAWVYKLKSIELEFPLVALYRDMSMFDYPGNENASISKTAAALNYWLTYEKTDLPMDITRMSFLSYNNPIKDDGTTPITLFDKKIDFRYIKEKGIKWLICYGENDDLVEKDSALAPLKYCNAEVAAFPKGHVAIATSWSHPDSKYALHKKFDNNKGPVFFQLELDSEAPKK is encoded by the coding sequence ATGCGCAACTTCTTTTTCGATAAGTTCGAAAATCCTCTGACAGGCTCTAAAAACATTGCATGCCCTTTTGAAACCATTACAGAGCAAATGGAAGTGGCCCAGAATTATTTTCTTGACATGCTGGCTTACATGAACGAATTCGCAGTTCCTTACTTTTCCGCTTCCCAGTATTTTACCAACGTGGAAAAGGAAAAAATTCTCACAAACTCACCTCTTGAGAATCTGCATTCCTACGTCAGCCTTGCAGACATGAACCTTGATCTGACAGCAAGAAGTTTTCTGGGAGTTTTAAAAGCCATAAGCACTTACGGGACAAAAGACATAAAGGATGCCACAGACGCTTTTCTCAATACAGTCTTTGAAATAAAAGATGGAGAAACCCTCAAAAATTTCATGGACAGAAAAGCAAGAATGATACATCTGCTGACAAACGTTTACCCAAAAGCAATAAAAGAATCAGGAAAATATTTCGGATTTCACTTCGAACAGGGCAGAGATATTAAGGTAGCGGAAACTGACAGATTTATAATGTATCAGGTAATGCCAACCATTCCCGGAGTTGAAGTTAATACATCCTGCAAACCTGTGCTTATTCTTCCTCCTTACGTACTTGGCCCGAACATTCTCGCCTTTCTACCTGACGAGCAAAGAAGCTATGTTCACAGTTTTTCCAACAAAGGAATCCCGACTTACATACGGATAATGAAGAACATCAAGCTCCATGAAGCTGTGCAGATAATGACACCTGAAGACGACGTAAACGACACGTTTTTTTTCTGTAAAAAAATCAAAGAAAACAATGGCAAGATGGTGACCTTGAACGGTTATTGCCAGGGAGGTTTCTTTGCATTTCTCAATATTGCCTCGGGCAAACTTGACGGACTGGCAGATGCGCTCATCACATGCGTTGCGCCAATTGACGGATCGCTCAGTGTTGGATTGAACAATTTTCTTAAAAGCCTCCCGCCGAGATTCAACAAACTTGAATACGGGGCAAAAGCCCTCCCAAACGGCATCAAGGTTGCTGATGGTGACATAATGGCATGGGTATACAAGCTGAAGAGCATAGAGTTAGAATTTCCGCTCGTTGCCCTCTACAGGGACATGTCAATGTTTGATTATCCCGGGAATGAAAATGCATCCATCAGCAAGACTGCCGCGGCCCTTAATTACTGGCTTACATACGAAAAAACCGATCTGCCTATGGATATAACCAGAATGAGTTTTCTTTCCTATAACAACCCTATTAAAGATGATGGAACAACTCCAATAACTCTTTTTGATAAAAAAATAGATTTCAGGTATATTAAAGAAAAGGGTATAAAATGGCTAATTTGTTATGGAGAGAATGACGACCTTGTTGAAAAAGATTCTGCTCTTGCACCTTTAAAATATTGCAATGCAGAAGTTGCAGCTTTCCCTAAAGGGCATGTAGCTATAGCCACTTCCTGGTCTCATCCTGATTCGAAATACGCGCTCCACAAAAAATTTGACAATAATAAGGGCCCGGTTTTTTTCCAGCTTGAACTTGACAGTGAAGCACCTAAAAAATAA
- a CDS encoding acyl-CoA thioesterase encodes MNPKKVSESSVVFRELMSPQDANIAGNVHGGVIMKAIDNAAGVATIRHCRSNAVTASIDHMDFHSPVFIGDILTIKASLNLVGTSSCEVGVRVEAETVLTGKTRHVASAYLTFVSLDENLRPRLMPQLILETDNEKRRNREAIVRKKARLAEKKQLKACSENPNEC; translated from the coding sequence GTGAATCCCAAAAAGGTCAGTGAAAGCAGTGTGGTTTTTAGAGAGCTGATGTCTCCCCAGGATGCAAATATAGCGGGCAATGTTCATGGTGGTGTAATAATGAAGGCCATTGACAATGCTGCCGGAGTTGCCACCATCAGACACTGCAGAAGCAATGCTGTAACAGCGTCAATTGATCACATGGACTTCCATAGCCCCGTTTTCATTGGTGATATCCTGACCATCAAAGCAAGTCTTAATCTGGTAGGGACTTCATCATGCGAGGTTGGAGTTCGGGTTGAAGCAGAAACAGTTCTGACTGGAAAAACAAGGCATGTCGCCTCTGCTTACCTTACATTTGTCTCTCTTGATGAAAACCTGCGACCAAGACTCATGCCCCAACTCATACTTGAGACGGACAATGAAAAAAGAAGAAACAGAGAAGCCATTGTAAGAAAAAAGGCGCGTCTTGCCGAAAAAAAGCAGCTCAAGGCTTGCAGCGAAAACCCTAATGAGTGCTGA
- a CDS encoding acyltransferase, which yields MLSFFPGPVKGSILFLLYCVNTVFWGFFLLPVSFLKLVIPFPKTKKILSRIIDLIATLWISVNNFNLALFHKISWDVSGLDGLDRNEWYLVVCNHQSWVDILVLQKTFNFRIPFLKFFLKKELIWVPVMGVIWWALDYPFMKRYSSDFIKKNPHLAGKDILATKKACEKYKNKPVSIMNFMEGTRFHHRKHKIQKSPYKNLLLPKAGGISFALSSMEEFITGIINVTIYYPEGIPTFWQFICGGTSRIVVKAEFIPKDAKLFGDYFNDPKFKEEFQNWVNTLWREKDELIESLKNAS from the coding sequence ATGCTGTCGTTTTTTCCTGGCCCGGTTAAGGGGTCAATTCTTTTTCTGCTTTATTGTGTTAATACCGTTTTCTGGGGCTTTTTTCTTCTCCCGGTATCTTTTCTCAAACTTGTAATTCCATTTCCAAAAACAAAAAAAATCCTTTCAAGAATAATAGATCTGATTGCCACGCTCTGGATTTCAGTAAACAATTTCAATCTTGCCCTCTTCCATAAAATTAGCTGGGATGTATCAGGACTCGACGGCCTTGATCGAAATGAATGGTATCTTGTGGTATGCAACCATCAATCATGGGTTGACATTCTCGTGCTCCAAAAAACCTTTAACTTCAGGATCCCTTTCCTTAAATTTTTCCTTAAAAAAGAGCTGATCTGGGTACCTGTAATGGGTGTAATATGGTGGGCACTGGACTATCCATTCATGAAAAGATACAGCAGCGATTTTATTAAAAAGAACCCACATCTGGCAGGTAAAGACATTCTGGCAACTAAAAAAGCCTGTGAAAAATACAAAAACAAGCCCGTATCCATAATGAACTTTATGGAAGGAACAAGATTTCATCACAGGAAACACAAAATCCAGAAATCTCCTTACAAAAACCTTCTGCTCCCCAAAGCCGGCGGAATTTCATTTGCACTGTCTTCAATGGAAGAATTCATCACAGGCATAATTAATGTTACAATTTATTATCCTGAAGGGATTCCCACATTCTGGCAATTTATCTGCGGAGGCACAAGCAGGATAGTTGTTAAGGCAGAATTCATACCTAAAGACGCAAAACTTTTTGGAGACTATTTCAACGATCCTAAGTTCAAGGAAGAATTTCAAAACTGGGTAAATACCCTCTGGCGTGAAAAAGACGAACTGATAGAATCCCTGAAAAACGCAAGCTGA
- a CDS encoding FapA family protein encodes MPETQDIIIQCELCKSRYRAPASISGKVVKCPKCSHKQAASKESGKTGLPIILTIGYLYGIIDKNTVQLIANLYNEALKNGKKNNIESFIREQGLLTSEQLQLIEDSEKAWDLRQMEVEFAQLLIKNNLIAKDVVDKILKYQVNIFNQKREIVLVGDILVAGGLLTKNKRDDLLASQGRKNSKYSFKDGKLIEEEIIQENPGQNQDQTDQSDLFEIKLSEDKISAYLILKNDKAPITVNDVLTELDRLGISYGVVDNSLIEGFLKYHKSTQKLFKLAQGIKTEPGRNAVINYYFDTEYLKPCSVVEGDQIDFRDRGTIPFVNAGDIVAEKVPAEPSNDGIDVLGQVIQVPRTIDVNMLAGNGIVMDESNLKAIAQISGQPVLSFGGIISILPEIEIKGDVGYQTGHIVFEGNIIIKGSIQDGFKVKGANITAAEIAGGIIEATGSVTVSGGVTDATISCMGILTAKFINSSNIHSYGDIFVKNEIIDSTIITSGAVEIKKGTIISSDISAKRGMIAREVGSETSRSCRIKIGTLDHEKQELRKIESRLEFKRTWAKKIEKLIYSIANELKKNQEEQTKLAHIEDRASIEIRSLKTALAEAGSDKTKENVIETRIKQLQDIIEKTESRIALLFRDQDLLEQHLNEEPHELEKTNKEIERILNEKHDFEAWMDSISPVSILKVEGAIAAGTVVSGEGSSAVVQNTVKKVRVQEVIVTIPPVGSQHEMVIKPLN; translated from the coding sequence ATGCCAGAAACTCAGGACATAATCATACAATGCGAGCTCTGCAAATCAAGATACAGAGCACCTGCGAGCATATCCGGGAAGGTGGTCAAATGTCCTAAATGCAGCCACAAGCAGGCAGCCTCAAAGGAAAGTGGAAAAACAGGCTTACCCATTATCCTGACCATAGGATATCTATATGGAATAATAGATAAAAACACAGTCCAACTAATTGCAAACCTGTACAATGAGGCATTGAAGAACGGAAAAAAAAACAATATCGAATCCTTTATCCGTGAGCAGGGCCTTTTGACCAGTGAACAGCTCCAGCTGATTGAAGACAGTGAAAAAGCGTGGGATCTCAGACAAATGGAGGTCGAATTCGCCCAATTGCTTATAAAAAACAATCTCATAGCAAAGGATGTTGTGGATAAAATTCTCAAATACCAGGTCAATATTTTCAATCAAAAAAGAGAGATAGTTCTTGTTGGAGACATACTGGTTGCGGGGGGGCTTCTTACAAAAAATAAGAGGGATGATCTCCTCGCATCACAGGGCAGAAAAAATTCAAAATACTCATTTAAAGACGGCAAACTTATTGAGGAAGAAATCATTCAGGAAAATCCTGGGCAAAATCAGGATCAGACAGATCAATCAGATCTCTTTGAAATAAAACTCTCGGAAGATAAAATTTCAGCATATCTGATCCTTAAAAATGACAAGGCTCCGATAACTGTAAATGATGTTCTGACAGAGTTGGACAGACTTGGCATATCCTATGGTGTTGTCGACAATTCCCTTATTGAAGGCTTTCTGAAATACCACAAAAGCACCCAGAAGCTGTTCAAGCTTGCCCAGGGCATCAAAACGGAACCGGGCAGAAATGCTGTCATAAACTACTATTTTGATACAGAATACTTAAAACCATGTTCTGTGGTTGAGGGTGATCAGATTGATTTCAGAGACAGGGGCACAATCCCTTTCGTTAATGCAGGAGATATTGTTGCAGAAAAAGTTCCTGCCGAACCCAGCAATGACGGAATAGACGTACTCGGGCAAGTCATACAGGTTCCAAGGACAATTGATGTAAACATGCTTGCAGGAAATGGCATAGTTATGGACGAAAGCAATCTGAAAGCCATTGCCCAGATAAGCGGCCAGCCAGTTCTATCTTTTGGCGGAATAATCAGCATCCTTCCTGAGATAGAGATAAAGGGAGACGTAGGTTATCAAACCGGTCACATAGTATTTGAAGGCAATATCATAATCAAAGGATCGATACAGGACGGCTTTAAAGTTAAGGGTGCAAATATAACAGCGGCAGAAATTGCGGGCGGGATCATAGAAGCGACCGGGAGTGTCACCGTTTCAGGAGGTGTAACAGACGCGACGATATCATGCATGGGCATTTTAACCGCCAAGTTCATAAACAGCTCAAATATACACTCCTATGGTGATATCTTTGTAAAAAATGAGATAATTGACTCAACCATAATAACCAGCGGAGCTGTTGAAATCAAAAAGGGAACAATAATTTCATCCGATATTTCTGCAAAACGAGGTATGATTGCAAGGGAAGTAGGTTCTGAAACCTCCCGGAGCTGCAGAATTAAAATAGGAACCCTTGACCATGAGAAACAGGAGTTAAGGAAAATAGAATCCAGACTTGAATTCAAGAGGACGTGGGCAAAAAAGATTGAAAAGCTTATCTATAGTATTGCAAATGAACTCAAAAAAAACCAGGAAGAGCAAACAAAGCTTGCGCACATTGAGGACAGGGCATCCATCGAAATAAGAAGCCTCAAGACCGCTCTTGCAGAAGCTGGATCAGACAAGACAAAAGAAAACGTCATTGAAACAAGAATCAAGCAGCTTCAGGACATTATTGAAAAGACCGAATCAAGAATCGCTTTACTTTTCAGAGATCAGGATCTTTTAGAACAGCATCTGAATGAAGAGCCTCATGAACTTGAAAAAACAAATAAAGAGATTGAAAGAATACTTAATGAAAAACATGATTTCGAAGCGTGGATGGATAGCATAAGTCCGGTTTCCATACTCAAGGTTGAGGGTGCAATTGCAGCTGGAACGGTTGTTTCAGGAGAAGGCTCTTCGGCAGTAGTTCAGAACACTGTAAAAAAAGTTAGGGTTCAGGAAGTCATCGTCACAATTCCTCCGGTAGGAAGTCAGCATGAAATGGTCATAAAACCGCTCAATTGA
- a CDS encoding FAD-dependent oxidoreductase produces the protein MAKKVVVIGAVALGSKAACRFKRIDPESEVIILDQDEYISYGGCGIPYYVSGDVSDYKELQSTSFHMVRDVDFFRKVKGITAFTSTRVTKIDRASKEVHAINRDGVLTIFPYDKLVIGTGTIPRKLDIPGKDLGNIYTVANLHDAIAIKERVVKGEASSVVIVGGGFIGLEMAEAFTDMWGLDTAVIELRDQIMPGFVSKGMSAMAKNLMSEKGVVFYLGETVTAFEGEGNVERVITDKRAIDADLVILAAGIKPNVALAAEAGLDVGETGGIVVNRFLQTSDPDIYAGGDCIELKNLVSGKAGFYPLGSMANRQGRVIGTNLAGGKAEFPGAVGSFVVKIFDNALAGAGLTIETARACGFDAISVQMCQLDRAHFYPDKELMFLELVVEKNTKRVLGIQGISGKGDALVGRINAVAALLDRKPVIQDISNLELAYSPPFSSAMDIVNALANVADNVLDGYLEAVDAESFEKYWEQVQSGDVCLIDCRAFPDAKPFVEKYPGTWNSIPQDELKDRISEIPSDKKVVLVCNTGVRSFEAQLNLRELGFDDTLSVQGGMAMLRKYGLGK, from the coding sequence ATGGCTAAAAAGGTTGTTGTTATAGGCGCTGTGGCTCTGGGATCAAAGGCTGCATGCAGATTTAAACGCATAGATCCTGAATCGGAAGTGATTATACTGGATCAGGATGAGTATATTTCGTATGGCGGATGCGGCATTCCATATTATGTATCAGGAGATGTAAGCGATTATAAGGAGCTTCAGAGTACAAGCTTTCATATGGTCAGGGATGTGGATTTTTTCAGGAAGGTAAAAGGCATTACCGCTTTTACTTCTACGAGGGTCACAAAGATCGACAGGGCAAGTAAAGAAGTGCATGCCATCAACAGGGACGGGGTTTTAACAATTTTCCCCTATGATAAACTTGTAATTGGCACTGGTACCATTCCGAGAAAACTTGATATCCCAGGAAAGGATCTTGGCAATATATACACAGTTGCAAATCTTCATGACGCCATTGCCATAAAGGAGAGGGTCGTTAAGGGCGAGGCCTCGTCAGTTGTTATAGTGGGTGGGGGGTTCATCGGTCTTGAGATGGCCGAGGCGTTTACTGATATGTGGGGTTTGGATACCGCAGTTATTGAACTCCGGGACCAGATAATGCCTGGATTTGTGAGCAAAGGCATGTCTGCCATGGCCAAGAATCTTATGAGCGAGAAGGGCGTCGTTTTTTATTTGGGAGAAACGGTCACTGCCTTTGAAGGCGAAGGCAATGTCGAAAGGGTTATTACTGATAAAAGAGCCATTGACGCGGATCTTGTTATTCTTGCGGCAGGCATCAAGCCAAATGTGGCACTTGCTGCTGAAGCAGGTCTTGATGTCGGGGAAACCGGAGGAATAGTTGTAAACAGATTTCTTCAGACCTCTGATCCTGACATTTATGCAGGTGGTGACTGCATAGAGCTTAAAAACCTCGTGTCTGGCAAAGCCGGATTTTATCCCCTTGGATCAATGGCAAACAGGCAGGGGCGGGTAATCGGAACAAATCTTGCCGGCGGCAAGGCTGAATTCCCTGGGGCGGTGGGAAGTTTTGTGGTGAAGATTTTCGATAATGCCCTTGCTGGTGCCGGGCTTACCATAGAAACGGCAAGGGCCTGCGGGTTTGATGCCATCAGTGTTCAGATGTGTCAGCTTGACAGGGCTCATTTTTATCCTGACAAGGAACTCATGTTCCTTGAGCTTGTCGTTGAAAAGAATACTAAAAGGGTGCTTGGCATCCAGGGTATAAGTGGTAAAGGAGATGCTCTTGTGGGTCGCATAAATGCTGTGGCTGCTCTTCTTGACAGAAAACCTGTTATCCAGGATATAAGCAATCTTGAACTTGCCTATTCTCCGCCTTTTTCATCAGCCATGGATATAGTGAATGCTCTTGCCAATGTGGCTGATAATGTTCTCGACGGTTATCTCGAGGCCGTTGATGCGGAATCCTTCGAAAAATACTGGGAACAAGTGCAGTCAGGAGATGTCTGTCTTATAGACTGCAGAGCCTTTCCTGACGCAAAGCCTTTTGTTGAAAAATATCCGGGCACTTGGAATAGCATACCCCAGGATGAGTTGAAGGACAGGATTTCAGAAATTCCTTCGGACAAAAAGGTTGTGCTTGTCTGCAATACTGGAGTCAGATCTTTCGAGGCCCAGTTGAATCTTCGCGAGCTTGGATTTGATGATACTCTGAGTGTCCAGGGCGGTATGGCCATGCTTCGTAAATACGGACTCGGAAAATAG
- a CDS encoding S66 peptidase family protein yields the protein MVINKSGMQLSYPPGLKPGDSIGIIAAGGKVEASAVEKGCRVIIENGFVPVVSGTLFRQNGYFAGSDRDRAESLMEMFLNPEIKAIVCARGGYGCIRMAEFLDYDLIAANPKIFMGFSDNTLLLSEITSRGEFITWHGPMVSSIAYSDKESADSFFSVLSGTWKRRWILHDMVSLSGGTRLEGEAICGNLTTFCHTAGTKYQKNWSGCLLFIEDINEPAYKIDRMIFHMRLAGMFDGLKAVILGCFDGSAPLSEIHDLFVREFSSTETAVIAWPGFGHGTRNIPVPFGANVLIDLNQGVVEWI from the coding sequence ATGGTTATCAATAAATCAGGGATGCAATTAAGCTATCCGCCCGGCCTAAAACCGGGAGATTCCATCGGTATTATCGCGGCTGGCGGAAAGGTTGAGGCGTCGGCCGTTGAAAAAGGATGCAGGGTAATAATTGAAAATGGTTTTGTTCCGGTTGTTTCTGGCACCCTGTTTCGTCAGAACGGATATTTTGCAGGTTCGGACAGAGATCGGGCCGAATCTCTGATGGAAATGTTTCTTAATCCAGAAATTAAAGCCATAGTATGCGCGAGGGGCGGATATGGCTGCATACGAATGGCGGAATTCCTTGATTATGACCTGATAGCCGCCAATCCTAAAATTTTCATGGGTTTCAGCGACAATACCCTGCTTCTTTCTGAAATAACCAGCAGAGGCGAATTCATAACCTGGCATGGCCCCATGGTTTCAAGCATTGCTTACTCTGATAAGGAGTCTGCTGATTCATTTTTCAGTGTTCTTTCCGGGACATGGAAAAGGCGCTGGATTTTGCATGACATGGTTAGTCTGTCCGGTGGAACCAGGCTTGAGGGCGAGGCGATATGTGGTAATCTAACAACTTTTTGCCATACGGCCGGTACGAAATATCAGAAAAACTGGTCTGGTTGCCTGCTCTTTATTGAAGATATAAACGAACCGGCATATAAGATTGACCGGATGATTTTCCACATGAGACTTGCTGGGATGTTTGATGGCCTAAAGGCTGTTATCTTGGGTTGTTTCGATGGCAGCGCTCCGCTTAGTGAGATTCATGATCTTTTTGTCAGGGAGTTTTCTTCAACAGAAACAGCTGTTATTGCCTGGCCTGGTTTTGGCCACGGCACACGCAATATACCTGTTCCTTTCGGGGCCAATGTTTTAATCGATCTGAACCAGGGTGTGGTCGAATGGATATAG
- a CDS encoding serine hydrolase domain-containing protein gives MDIGFPDIRKMMDDAVSEGIFAGGSILVSIWGKKIFRADSGLANIYKGTPIGTDTIFDLASLTKPLATSLCVMKLVLDGVIRFESTLGDMIPGFTGGKRNISVLDLLCHKSGFPAHRPYYQVLSTLDPEHRKAGLRKLLFEEQLESPVGKKTVYSDLGFMILRMIVEEVSGFSFEKCFMEWIAAPLGLKNIFFYGSSMPVLPSGRFAATEDCPFRRRLMQGETHDLNAYYSGGYDGHAGLFGSINDVNSIIGLLSDVYRGGDQTVICCLKSEARKFFEIPSGYERAPGFDAPSKEGSSSGHFFSDISVGHLGYTGTSFWLDIKTGLCVILLTNRVHPTALNINIRRFRPLIHDRVVQSLSKSGLI, from the coding sequence ATGGATATAGGCTTTCCTGATATCAGAAAGATGATGGACGATGCCGTTTCAGAAGGAATCTTCGCAGGTGGCTCCATACTCGTTTCGATCTGGGGGAAAAAAATTTTCCGCGCTGATTCAGGGCTTGCAAATATTTATAAGGGTACCCCCATTGGTACTGATACCATTTTCGATCTGGCCTCACTGACCAAACCACTCGCAACTTCTTTATGTGTGATGAAGCTTGTGCTGGATGGTGTCATTCGTTTTGAAAGCACACTGGGTGATATGATCCCTGGGTTCACAGGGGGCAAAAGGAATATTAGCGTATTGGATCTTCTTTGTCATAAGTCAGGGTTTCCCGCGCACAGGCCTTACTACCAAGTTTTGTCAACGCTTGATCCTGAACACAGAAAAGCAGGTCTCAGGAAACTTCTTTTTGAAGAACAGCTTGAAAGCCCTGTTGGTAAAAAAACTGTATACAGTGACTTGGGCTTCATGATCCTAAGAATGATCGTAGAGGAAGTTAGTGGATTCTCTTTTGAAAAGTGTTTCATGGAATGGATAGCAGCCCCTCTTGGGTTGAAGAATATCTTTTTCTATGGCTCGTCAATGCCTGTTCTTCCTTCTGGGCGATTTGCCGCAACTGAAGACTGCCCCTTCAGGAGAAGGTTAATGCAGGGGGAAACCCATGATCTGAATGCTTATTATTCAGGAGGATATGACGGGCATGCAGGTCTTTTCGGGTCAATCAATGATGTTAATTCGATTATTGGCTTGTTATCAGATGTTTATAGAGGTGGTGATCAGACAGTGATCTGTTGTTTAAAGTCCGAAGCGCGAAAGTTTTTCGAAATACCTTCTGGCTATGAGCGCGCTCCCGGATTTGATGCCCCTTCAAAGGAAGGATCAAGCAGCGGACATTTTTTTTCAGATATTTCAGTCGGGCATCTCGGCTATACAGGAACTTCATTTTGGCTGGATATTAAAACCGGGCTGTGCGTAATTCTTCTGACCAACCGGGTTCATCCTACTGCTCTGAATATCAATATCAGGCGCTTCCGCCCGCTCATTCACGATCGCGTGGTTCAATCCCTTTCTAAGTCAGGTCTTATTTGA
- a CDS encoding rod shape-determining protein, whose product MFLDSFFGFFSKDLAIDLGTANTLVYVKGKGIVLSEPSVVAVRTDNRMKSRVLAVGSEAKKMLGRTPGNIVAIRPMRDGVIADFEVTEAMLRHFIHKVHNRKNLVRPRIVIAVPSGITQVEKRAVRESALSAGAREVFLIEEPMAAAIGAGLPITEPVCNMVVDIGGGTTEVAVISLAGIVYSKSLRVAGDKMDAAIMQYIKRKYNLLIGERTAEIIKTTIGNAYPDPTNIETIEVKGRDTVTGIPKILAIDSEEIRVAISEQVDSIVETVKSALEQTPPELAADIVDRGIVLTGGGGLLKNLDKLLREKCGLPITVADDPLSTVVRGAGKSLDSIEMLRQVMIP is encoded by the coding sequence ATGTTTCTTGATTCGTTTTTTGGTTTTTTTTCGAAAGATCTTGCTATCGATCTCGGCACAGCAAATACACTTGTATATGTCAAGGGCAAGGGGATCGTTCTGAGCGAACCTTCTGTTGTGGCTGTAAGAACAGATAACAGAATGAAAAGCAGGGTTCTTGCCGTTGGTTCGGAGGCGAAGAAAATGCTTGGCAGAACCCCTGGCAACATAGTCGCTATTCGCCCAATGCGTGACGGTGTTATTGCAGATTTTGAGGTCACAGAAGCAATGCTTCGTCATTTTATTCATAAAGTTCATAATCGTAAGAATCTTGTAAGACCAAGAATTGTAATAGCTGTTCCATCAGGAATTACGCAGGTGGAAAAAAGAGCTGTCAGGGAATCTGCTCTTTCAGCTGGCGCGCGTGAAGTTTTTCTTATAGAGGAACCAATGGCTGCTGCCATCGGCGCAGGCCTTCCAATTACCGAACCTGTCTGTAATATGGTTGTTGACATAGGCGGTGGAACTACGGAAGTGGCTGTAATATCCCTTGCCGGAATAGTTTACAGTAAATCACTTCGTGTTGCCGGCGACAAAATGGATGCTGCCATAATGCAGTATATCAAGCGTAAGTACAATCTTCTGATTGGTGAAAGAACCGCAGAAATAATCAAGACAACCATAGGTAACGCTTACCCTGATCCCACAAATATAGAAACCATAGAAGTAAAGGGAAGGGATACTGTGACGGGCATTCCCAAAATCCTTGCCATTGATTCCGAAGAAATAAGGGTTGCCATAAGCGAGCAGGTCGATTCCATTGTTGAGACCGTAAAAAGCGCTTTGGAGCAGACACCACCAGAACTTGCCGCTGACATAGTGGACAGGGGGATAGTGCTCACAGGCGGAGGCGGTCTTCTGAAAAATCTGGACAAGCTTCTCAGGGAAAAATGTGGCCTTCCCATTACTGTGGCTGATGATCCGTTGTCAACGGTTGTAAGGGGCGCTGGCAAGTCCCTTGACAGTATTGAAATGCTGAGACAGGTGATGATACCATAG